Part of the Parambassis ranga chromosome 16, fParRan2.1, whole genome shotgun sequence genome, GAGTGGTTTGAGCCAAATGGATCTGTCTGCATACACTTGGCAAAGGATCAACTCTACAATACATCACAGGGAAGAAAGAACCAGAGAGCCACAGGcggagagcaaaaaaaaaaaaaaaaaaaaaaaaaaggcctcacGGCTACACTATATATCCAGAGCCGCTCGGGCTGTCTAACCGGAATAAACAACAATCTCACCCCACATAAAACAGTCCAGCATGTGCCAACCTTACagcaaagctgctgcagagccagGACAGACTGTTTAATGTGCTACACAGCACGTTTAGACTTTCTACACTGCGTGTCAGAGCAAAGGTTgtgattaaaattaaaacattaaaaagtgtatattaattaattttttactggtgctgcttttattcttttaagAAATGTAATTGTATTTATGTTAGCTGCAACTAACACTTCAAAATCCTCAGTTTGATACTCATGGTGCTTTGTTCAGATTATATATTGCAGCAGGACTGCCTGTACTTCCCTCAGAAATTCTTGAACCAATAAAAGTGAACTTTATTTCTGCTGACCTGAAGCTGTTCGCAGTTTCTTCATTAGGAGGACAAAGAGGAATCTCACAGGAACTCTATGACTATGCAGACTATTTAGCAGACTCAACACAGAACGTAAACAGCATCAATAATAACCTTTGCTGTTTCACAAACACATTTCctactgcagctgctgaaaaaacaaaaacaaaacagaatgaGCCATGTTGGCCCAAAAAAGGTCATGTGTGTAAAGGCCCAAGAAATTGTTGTGAAGTCCAACTTTAAAGTTAAGGACTGAAAATTGGAGGTCTGTGTCTGCGTTTTTGTAAGATTTGCATAACTCTGTGGTGCAAAACAATagcacctttgtgtgtgtttcccatgTATAACGGATATGTGTTGTAAGTCATAATGTAGTAGCAGCGTGCAGCTTCACTGGACACTGACTGTTGATCCatctctctgctgcagtgtgtcagtgtgtgctcaTATTTAGCAAAGAAACTCTTTTTCTTCCCAGTTTTCTCAGCTCAGTATTATGAAATAAATGTCCTTAAAGCTGACAATCATTGAACATTACCGGCAGGCTTCTGTGACAAAAAGCTGACTGGATGATATACAACACTGCAATCAGTTGGGTGGATCACACAAGCTTTCACTATTGATCCTTTAACATGAATTGGGATAAGTTCTTTTCTTTGTCCAAGAGAGCTTAAACTTTACTGCTGATCTTTGTTCTGCTTCATTCATCTTTGAGGGAAAGCTTTTGATGAACTGATGCAAGATCTTGTGATTGCTCCATTGATGCTGCACAACCATGGGGTATTTTATGAATCGGCACCAATTGGCAGAAGATAGAATCATGATTTACATACAGGTAAACAAAAGCACACCTAAGGTATTCTACAACATGTACCTGAGATGTAGCTTCTCTAAGCTAGCATCTGCCAGATCATCGTTGGCTCTCTGATGGATGTCTCTCTGGGTTTCAATCTTGTGATCATCTGATAATCCGTCCACTTTGTGAATGAACACCTCAAAGTTGATCTCTGGATTGACCCTGTAGGCCCGCGACACAGTGAGGTGCAGCCTGCCCAGAGCCTCCACATAATCATCCTACAACAAGGAAAATGACGCATTAAGAGACTATTCAGACAATAAATATTTGAAACTTAAATTCTACTGAACTCGTTAGAAGAAGACAAAACAATTAACACTATTTATATTTACCTCAACAGCTTTACCATTAAATGGGGTGAAGCTGCTCTTCCTGTCAAAGGAATTACAGTGGAGAGACTCCTCTGTCAGCTGAGCCCAAAGCTATCATGAGTAACTGCTCGAGGGCAGATGGAGGTGTACATTCTCATCAGTTTGAAACCAGGCATGAGGAAATGAACCTCTGCACCGTTCCAAAACAGCAGGAGGAAAACAGCACTCCTCTCATAACCCTCTGTAATCAGCTGCTAAAACAAATTGAATCTGATGTACTTTGAGCACAAACAAACTATGCAATCACATCAGCTGTGGCTTATGTTTTAGTTGAGATTACTTCTTGAAAGCACTTAAAAGTCATGTGCTAGCACTGGCATAAAAGCCACAGCATGTAATTGTCTTTTATCTGAGCCACTCTGGCTGTTCATCATAGAGTTCATTCTGGAAGGGCTGAAATGGGATTCTGCTTTGGCTTACATTAACAGTGAGAAGTGCAAAAGGTTTTTCTTTATGTCTGATGCTCCACTTTAATATATGATAGTATGAGAGTGCTTCAGTATATTCCTTTAAATCACCTGAGCATCAATGACAAATATTAGAGCTCCAGTTCCTCTGAAGATCATCTCGTAGTCAAAGGTGGGGTCAAAAAAGTCGACCTGGCCCGGAAAGTCCCAGATCTGGAAGTTGACAAAGGAGCTGCTAGAGATGTCGTCCTTGTAGATCTTGTTGGTGCTCTCCAGGAACAAGGTTTCATTGGGGGACATTTTGTGAAACACCACCTGAAATTAGAATTGTGATCATATTTTAGAAGAATAAATGCAGCCTTCATGCAGGGGACACTGACGTTATACCACAGACAAGACAATCAATCAACATTTTCTGTCATGCAGGAGGAATTGTATGGACTGCAGGCTGAACTCTCAAGATGGTAAAAGCTCAGATTGACCAAGTTATTTGATCCGTTTCAGGGTGTATTTTAAATAGCTCACATACAACTAAatatttgaaaacaaaaaaaagccaaattACTGTTGTTATCATTAAACAGATCATTTCAACAGTTTTATGATGTATGCCGCCACAGCCGAGGCATCATCCGGATGTCACATGTACAAACAAGTGGAAAAATTACCAAACACTGCAGACTCACTCATCTAATGTCACACACTCTACTCAGCATTTCTTCAGCTGTAAGCCACAGACAGAAAAAGCCTCAGCTGTAACAAGAAACTGTAGTTTTCTGGTAATCAGAGTGCCTGTATAATGAGTACTGTGGGATTTAGAAAATGAGATTCAGTGGTTGATGATATAGCATCGTTTGCCATGCTTCTGACTTCCAATCAATGTGTAGGCTGCTGAGTTCAGGGGCCGATGCACCAGCAAAAAGCCAAATCACATGTTCTTCAGGCCAAACTGGAGGCTTAATAGGGCAGTATTAATCTTGGACTCGAGGGTGTGTGTGGATTAAAGCAGTACACTTCAAGCACAGAAAATAGCTAGTCGTTTATTGCCTCTGTTTCcccaggctgtgtgtgtaagACAGGCTCTTGGCAAATCACGCTATACTTGAGCGTGATTTTACACATAAATAATACAATATCACTGAATGCATTTAATCTATTATTTAACCTCAGTGCCAGTCTGAAGTGGCAGGTTCGAagaatatattatgaacataCCTAGTTACAGGACCACCGATAGAAAAAGTTGTAGTTAGTCAAATAAAGACACCTACAAACCAACTTTAAAATCAGGGTGTCCTGCTGTTTTTGAACAGCTACACTACTTTTGGTTGAGCGAATGCAAAACTTTTAATGATTATGTTTTGATTTTCTCCTACCAAAATGCTCGGGCCCTAAAGGGGCACATAAGCACCCCACAGGAGGAGTTAGTCAGGATTAACAGGGGCCCAACTTCTCTTTTACCCTAGCCCTCACCTGCTAACTAGTTAATCCGGCCCTAGCTGGTGAGCACAGTAAAAGAGGATGTTGACCAAACTGCATGTGCTGCATGATTAAAAGTGTTatgacttgcagaatgaaaggtgtGGTCGGGTTGCTGTCATGTGAAAGCCACACATCAGACAGGCTCTATGCATCACAGCTGAGTGGAACTAAGATACGTTTATCATGTTGTAGCTACACAGTCACATGCTGCATGTCCACATATCAGTGAGGATGCACCGAGCGTCCAGCTGGTTAATAATTCACTGCTGCAGTTACACACATGTTAGCTAACACTGACAGCTAAGTGGTCATTAGCCTTTAATTGCAATTCACCCACTCTCCCAATAGCCAGGCATTTAATTTTCTAGTTGATAGCCATCATCACTTGCAACATGCTAAGCAAaccaactagctagctagctgtttGGGCTAATGTCCCGTGGACTGGCGTTGAAGCAGAGGAAGGCGGCGCTCGCCACGAAAGGCTAACAGTGTACAGGCTGCCCTACCTTCTGTATCGAGGATTTGCCACTTCTCCTCAAACCCATGAGCAGAATTCTCGGTTTGCTGTCGGAGGACGCCGGGCTATCCTCGATGTCGGCCTCTTCTTCACCATAACCGAAATCTTTGGGGAACGAGTCCGCAACCCCGTAGCTGTCAGCCAGCTGTTCTACCTCGTACTGAATCGACATTTTGACCTAAACGTCGGTCGGTTCCCCGGTTCCCCCCCTTAGTAGTCGGTCACCACACCCGTGTTTGTTCCGTACGACGGGTACGCACCGCAAACTAACGTCACACGATGAAAATAGTTTGTCAATAATGGCCAAGCTACTTGGAAACACAGAGCGTGATCCCACACATTTCCTTAGGATTTCCTCTTGCTTGAAAAAAACTCGCCTGTTGACCCCGCCCCTTAGTTCTGATTCGCTGCTCTGAAGGCATGTCGAAAATGGATTGGCCAGACAGTCTGTCACTCTTCTGAGGTTTGCCACTGTCACCTGACTAGTACTCAGACTTGTTTTGTGACCTATCACCCAAatgcaaagcaaacagtttcaacaacattttaaaatatgaagtatttatatcaataaaataaattctGTTTGTTGTGACATGTGAACACTTAATGAAGCTTGTTAAAAACGAACCAAAGAGAAAGTGGACAACAATGGTCGTTAATACGGGACACCAGCAGATGGCGGTAGACAACTACTCCGATAACGCTGTGACGTTCACTGTCATCATAAAATGTGGGAATTGAGTTAGAGAACTGCCCAACTGTGTCATTTCCACGATGAACGCGCTAGGGAGAGCAGTAAaatttacataataataataataaatttaaTAATAAATTTGCCTCAAGCTTGCGATTTGTAATTTAGATTTATTTTGTGAAAATACCAATGTAATTTGCAAAGCACAATCTTACTTTCACAAGGAACACCTGAAGGCAGCATCAATCAGAGGCGCCGGTGCTTGAGGAAGGTGATAAACGAAAGTTAACTTGTTGGACCGCACCGGCAGTTTATCGGCTTCTCAAAATCAGGCTCCTTGTCATCAAGCGGGCCACACACGTACAAACAGCTAACTTcaagaaaacatttttacaacCCACATTATTATGACGCATCACAGAGTAagtgctttgttttgttgtcgTTTAATATTGTGAAGATGTTCCTGGAGATGCTAAGCTAATATTAGCAAGCTAGGAGGCTACAAGCGCTCCAAGTTGAAATGTTAGTTAAACTGCTGCCTTTTGACTAACTATGTACATTTCAACTGTGTAATAAAGGTAACTAGACCTCATAGATGTCaatgttgttattattttgttataaaaaacatttttttcttctcacaggGTCCAGACTCCAAGAGGGAACAGTTTCGGAGATACTTGGAGAAAGCTGGTGTTGTTGACACTCTGACTAGTGGTATGGTGGATTttatctatatttatttatgtaaacaaTTCAGAAATGTTCTATATATTATGGCAGACTACCTTTAGGGCAAGGTGAACTGGTACTAGAGCTTTACTAATAACATCTTATCAGTTTTCTATATAAAACTGCCTTTCTAAATAATACAGTTCACCTATCGTGTCAAGCTTAATTGCAGTGCATACTTTACATTTAACTTTGGAGATACCAAAACAATAAGTAAGCAGTATGTGACCAAGCAATTTACTGAAATTCTATTTGTTTCTCTCCCTTGGATTTCAGTTCTTGTGACTTTGTATGAACAACCTGAAAAGCCCAGCAATGCTCTGGAGTATCCTTTCCAATACACAGTCTGGAGAAGTTGGTTAAATTAGCAGTGAATTACTTTAAAATCACTTTAAAATGAGAGCAATATGCAGACCCAATTCTTTAACTGGCTACTTCTAGATTTGTCAAGCAGCACCTTGATGCTGTTGGCAAGACATCTGCAGACACGGaggctctgcagcaggagctgattGACCTGAGACAGAGGTGTGTGCGTCTAACCGAGGAAAATAAAGAACTCAAAAGAAGGGTAAGACGTTTGGTGGCTCCCATCACAAAAgttgtgtgtatattttgtcTTAGAACTTTAGTGAAAATGTGTATGATTTAAAGTTCTTACACACCCTCACATTCATGCAGATGCAGATCTGGTGTGTAGCAAAACTTATATTAAAGTGCTAAACATTCActttagtgtttgttttctgctcatGTAACACAAATACAGGTATACACAAATAAATGGATATATACTCACATGCTACTATTTAATCCTGAAACTAAATCCTGCACACCACACAGTAAGGACTATGTTGCCAGTTTACTCCACAAGGGAGCGCTTTTCCCCCAGTTCTATTCATTTTCTATACAACTAGCATTAACCGGCTTTAGCACAGTAGATGTTTGgctttatttataataaatacacaacaaaaacatgttggCAGATTTCACCCACACCTCATTTACTGGGTTACAAACACTGTTCTTTATGTGAAAGCTTTGAGCTGTGTGGGTCTGTCTGATGTTTGTAatgtctttgttgttgtgacAGTCTGACACAGATGTactttcctttctgtctctctagCTGCAGCAATATGAACCAGCGTTAAAGGATGGAAGCACAGCTGACTAGACACCCCAACAATGCTGTGTCTATATTTCTGTCACTTTCAATTTAGTGACAGCCCTTTGGACATTGTCTAACTATTTTgcatatgtatgtttttttgtgtattctTTAGTTTAGACTTCACACCAGAATGTCTCCCCTACGTGGCTAGAGGAGTGGATGTGTTTCaagtttcttttttatatacagCTAACTTTATTTTTCCACAATCTTGGCTTAAAGTGGGACAAAGatgcactttattttatttatttccaccACAGCTGTAAATGAAAGTTACTCCCAAAATAAAGCACAATCTTGTAATTATTGTTGTATGACTGATTGAACTGATTTGACACAAGCCCTTATGTTGGAATGATAGAGGATATTGATACTGTGCCCTCCTCCGGC contains:
- the rragca gene encoding ras-related GTP binding Ca — its product is MSIQYEVEQLADSYGVADSFPKDFGYGEEEADIEDSPASSDSKPRILLMGLRRSGKSSIQKVVFHKMSPNETLFLESTNKIYKDDISSSSFVNFQIWDFPGQVDFFDPTFDYEMIFRGTGALIFVIDAQDDYVEALGRLHLTVSRAYRVNPEINFEVFIHKVDGLSDDHKIETQRDIHQRANDDLADASLEKLHLSFYLTSIYDHSIFEAFSKVVQKLIPQLPTLENLLNIFISNSGIEKAFLFDVVSKIYIATDSSPVDMQSYELCCDMIDVVIDVSCIYGLREDGSGSAYDKESMAIIKLNNTTVLYLKEVTKFLALVCILREESFERKGLIDYNFHCFRKAIHEVFEVGVSTQRPVGPKAVGSPCSKAVTLNGTPRNTV
- the LOC114448210 gene encoding c-Myc-binding protein-like; the protein is MTHHRGPDSKREQFRRYLEKAGVVDTLTSVLVTLYEQPEKPSNALEFVKQHLDAVGKTSADTEALQQELIDLRQRCVRLTEENKELKRRLQQYEPALKDGSTAD